The DNA region GGTGGAATCGAAGTCCCTGAAACTCTTCTTGTTTTCCTTCCGCAATCACGGCGCCTTCCACGAGGATTGCTCGATCTACATCGCCAAGCGCATCGTCGAACTGGTCGACCCCAAGTGGCTGAGGATCGGCGCTTACTGGTATCCGCGTGGCGGCATTCCGATCGACGTCTTCTGGCAGACGGGCAAGCCGCCGGAAGGTGTGTGGCTGCCGGAGCAGGGCGTCGCAACCTATCGTGGCCGTGGGTGAGGCGCGCTCGGGCGTAGCCCGAGCAATCGATTTGAGTGAATCGATTGCAGCGACGAACGCCCTGAGCCCAAGCGAAGGGCCGGGATACGGGGCGGCAATGTAAAACCAACTGCCGCCCATTTCCGCCCGTTAAACCTCAGACATCCGTAACGTCGCCGGACGAGTCATCACTGTAATCGTCCGCATCGTCGTAATCGGCCTGTTGCACATCGTCGTCATTGTCATTGCCGGCATTATCCGCGGCCTGACGGGTGTCGTCATTGCCATAATAATTGTTGATGATGGTCTCTTCGGTCGGTGCGGTAGCATTGCCGAACGGGTTGGCGCCGAAGGGCGAGCCCCAACCGAGCGAAGACATGTGATTGCC from Rhizobium sp. NLR16a includes:
- the queF gene encoding preQ(1) synthase, with amino-acid sequence MPNTDVSSLSMLGQQTETAKSPEEAVLEKVPSNHAGTDYVVRFTAPEFTSLCPMTGQPDFAHIVIDYIPGEWLVESKSLKLFLFSFRNHGAFHEDCSIYIAKRIVELVDPKWLRIGAYWYPRGGIPIDVFWQTGKPPEGVWLPEQGVATYRGRG